Within the Acidimicrobiales bacterium genome, the region GGGAACAACCGCTGCCGATGCTCCGCCAAAAAAGCAGGCACCGACCCGGCCGGCACGAGATGACCGCACAACGCCGCCGCGTCTAACAGCTCCGGATGGGAATCACTTTTGCCTTGCACCCCACGAGTCTCACCCGCCAGCAACAAAATCGCGAGCACCCAACCCCGGATTGCTCAGCAGACTCCTAGGAGGCGAAGAGCCGCCCTAACCCGGGCACAAACAGAACTCGTTGCCCTCCGGGTCGACCATGACCATCCAGGGGAACGGGCCGGCGAGGGCACCCTCGGCCCGGCGGGCGCCGAGGTCGAGCGCCGAGTCGACCGCCGACTTCACGTCGGGCACCACGAGGTCGAGGTGGAGCCGGTTCTTCCCCGCCTTGGGCTCGGGCACCTGGAGGAACAACAGGTTCGGCCCGTCCTCCGCCAGCTTGGCCAGCTCGGCGTAGTCCTCGCC harbors:
- a CDS encoding VOC family protein gives rise to the protein GEDYAELAKLAEDGPNLLFLQVPEPKAGKNRLHLDLVVPDVKSAVDSALDLGARRAEGALAGPFPWMVMVDPEGNEFCLCPG